A genomic window from Tenebrio molitor chromosome X, icTenMoli1.1, whole genome shotgun sequence includes:
- the LOC138139698 gene encoding uncharacterized protein, whose translation MGSVCSRAFEDSLDYELEEIKACLAVLLQQLSPDELLTFAVEDTEIYEICKANSELRQSCIVAAVRRYHTEKFFYEEVYNRTADYVVILDHFLQIEDEYEKNKIEKGRFKYFPWCHNGKRDRQGDAAKNGGD comes from the exons ATGGGTTCCGTATGTTCCAGAGCTTTTGAAGATTCTCTCGACTACGAACTGGAAGAGATTAAAGCTTGCTTGGCCGTGTTGTTACA ACAGCTGAGTCCAGACGAGCTCCTCACGTTTGCCGTCGAAGACACAGAAATCTACGAAATCTGCAAAGCAAATTCCGAATTGAGACAATCTTGCATCGTGGCAGCGGTCAGAAGATATCACACCGAAAAATTCTTTTACGAAGAGGTCTACAACAGAACTGCCGATTACGTCGTGATACTGGATCATTTCCTCCAGATTGAAGatgaatatgaaaaaaacaagaTAGAAAAAGGGCGCTTCAAGTACTTCCCGTGGTGCCATAATGGCAAGAGAGACAGACAAGGAGATGCAGCCAAAAATGGGGGAGACTAA
- the LOC138139697 gene encoding NEDD8-conjugating enzyme UBE2F-like — protein sequence MITLSQRLKKQQDDRSVSTNRISIRDKLLIKESQEMAQLLPSNCSVFYENENDLSKFILTVRPTEGFWEGGTFRFAINVTEEYNMVPPTVKCLTRLWHPNITEVGEVCLSLLRQHSMDGLGWSPIRRLNDVVWGLHALFTDLLNFDDPLNIEASDMYRNSKEEFRMKVNEYVMLYAKD from the exons ATGATTACTCTATCTCAACGCTTGAAAAAGCAACAAGACGACCGTTCTGTTAGTACtaatcgaatttcaattagggataaattattaattaaagaaTCACAAGAAATGGCCCAACTATTACCAAGTAATTGCTCAGTATTCtacgaaaatgaaaatgatctGAGCAAATTCATCTTGACTGTGAGGCCCACAGAAGGCTTTTGGGAAGGTGGGACATTTCGATTTGCTATTAATGTGACAGAAGAATATAACATGGTT CCTCCCACTGTGAAATGCCTTACACGTTTGTGGCACCCCAATATTACAGAAGTTGGAGAAGTGTGTTTGTCATTGCTAAGACAACATAGTATGGATGGATTAGGCTGGTCTCCCATAAGAAGATTAAATGATGTAGTTTGGGGCCTACATGCCTTGTTTACG gatcttttaaattttgatgacCCATTAAATATAGAAGCTTCAGATATGTATAGGAATTCAAAAGAAGAGTTTAGAATGAAAGTAAATGAATATGTCATGCTGTATGCTAAAGATTAA
- the rb gene encoding AP-3 complex subunit beta-2: MLTSSSHVSNNGSYSNDRGAGFEAEYAVDPASGGFFHTDFKKHDDLKEMLDSNKDSLKLEAMKRIIGMVAKGRDASMLFPAVVKNVVSKNIEVKKLVYVYLERYAEEQQDLALLSISTFQRALKEPNQLIRAGALRVLSSIRVKMISPIVMLAIRDASSDMSPYVRKTAAHAIPKLYGLDNELKSELVTIIQKLLADKTVLVIGSAVMAFTEVCPERVDLIHQVYRKLCALLVDVDEWGQVTIVNMLTRYARMQFADPNLNEHGDDSDRPFYDSGSDSSEKPAPTLDPDHRLLLRSTRPLLQSRNAAVVMSVAQLYHHAAPKSESPLAAKAMVRLLRSHVEVQSVVLNAIASISAQNKAMFEAYLKSFFVRTSDPTNIKLLKLEILTNLTTDSNVSIILRELQTYISNSDKKFVAATIQAIGRCACSINEVTDSCLNGLVSLLSNRDEAVVAESVVVIKRLLQTQAADPKEIITHMARLLDSITVAQARAAILWLLGEHSQKVPNIAPDILRKLAKTFSDEHDIVKLQVMNLAVKLYITNSEQTSLLCHYIFNLARYDQNYDIRDKARLLKQFIPQQEGKITSQSTRIFLASKPAPLLQSQFKDHEDLQLGSLSHYIKQRASGYEPLPPFPDHPPPNDVRNVEPIVAPEDSKLYKKSDKKGKDMFLWESGSSRGPSSNNSSDSDESSSSSDSSSEDSESQYEEESSSEEKSDSKLSSSSSSEESSDKESEEEAQKINEKSQNEKQLLAKSVSKPKSNLDLLLDLSDLGSSIPVMTPSLGGFLTPSTTINVNPSPSPLEVIPPAYTNTKPLELINKINGKGLSATYRFTRTPHILSPSMANINLVFTNNTNDDICDIRVGKKHLGVDLAIHDFANIAKLPPSGCLPASLGIDFNDTIQPANFEIVCSLGNFNVCVKPTIGELVRPIKMNKTLFQEKQAKMGGMNEHVGHLKCTINLVDKLTECTNLGICESSDVNDLRFAGQTLKSSNLILVTIQNKETITVNSENMVFGSVLLNELQHNLNS, encoded by the exons ATGTTGACGTCATCTTCACACGTTTCTAACAATGGTTCATATTCAAATGACAGAGGAGCTGGCTTTGAAGCTGAATATGCTGTTGATCCTGCTTCAGGGGGGTTCTTTCACACCGACTTCAAAAA GCATGATGACCTCAAGGAAATGCTGGACTCTAATAAAGACAGCCTCAAATTGGAGGCTATGAAGCGAATTATTGGG ATGGTAGCAAAGGGTAGGGATGCATCCATGTTATTTCCAGCTGTGGTAAAAAATGTAGTATCAAAGAATATCGAAGTAAAGAAGTTGGTGTATGTTTATTTAGAGAGATATGCAGAGGAACAACAAGATTTGGCTTTACTTTCTATATCCACATTTCAGAGAGCTTTAAAA GAACCAAATCAACTGATAAGAGCAGGAGCTCTAAGGGTGTTGTCAAGCATTAGAGTCAAAATGATTTCCCCTATTGTCATGTTAGCAATAAGAGATGCATCCTCTGATATGTCACCATATGTGAGGAAGACTGCAGCACATGCTATTCCTAAATTATATGG ACTAGATAATGAACTGAAATCAGAACTAGTAACTATAATTCAGAAACTGTTAGCGGACAAGACGGTTCTAGTGATTGGATCTGCCGTCATGGCCTTCACTGAAGTATGTCCGGAACGAGTAGACTTAATCCATCAAGTGTACAGAAAACTTTGTGCCTTGTTAGTAGATGTGGACGAGTGGGGACAAGTCACAATAGTCAATATGTTGACCAGATACGCTAGGATGCAATTCGCAGACCCCAACCTTAAC GAGCACGGGGATGACTCCGACCGTCCATTTTACGACTCCGGTTCGGATTCATCCGAAAAACCCGCACCAACCCTAGATCCAGACCACCGCCTCCTCTTAAGATCGACTCGACCGCTGTTACAGAGTCGCAATGCGGCGGTGGTGATGTCGGTGGCCCAGTTGTACCACCACGCGGCCCCCAAAAGCGAAAGCCCTCTAGCCGCCAAGGCTATGGTGCGGCTACTGCGGTCGCACGTCGAAGTGCAGAGCGTCGTTTTGAATGCCATCGCGTCCATCAGTGCCCAAAACAAGGCCATGTTCGAAGCGTACctgaaaagttttttcgtgCGAACGTCCGATCCCACAAATATCAAACTGTTAAAGCTTGAAATCCTCACAAATCTCACAACCGATTCAAACGTCTCTATTATTTTGAGGGAACTCCAGACTTATATTTCCAATAGTGATAAGAAATTTGTTGCCGCTACTATTCAAGCAATTGGGAGATGTGCCTGTTCTATTAATGAAGTTACTGATTCTTGCCTTAACGGATTGGTGTCTTTGTTATCCAATAGAGATG AAGCGGTAGTTGCTGAAAGTGTGGTGGTTATCAAGAGACTACTTCAGACGCAAGCCGCTGACCCTAAAGAAATCATTACACATATGGCGAGACTCCTTGACAGTATAACGGTAGCCCAAGCTAGAGCTGCCATTCTTTGGCTGCTTGGAGAACATTCCCAAAAAGTTCCAAACATAGCTCCCGATATTCTTAGGAAATTAGCCAAAACATTCTCTGATGAG CATGACATTGTTAAATTGCAAGTGATGAATTTAGCTGTGAAATTGTACATAACAAATTCTGAACAGACGTCGTTGTTATGTCactatatttttaatttggcacGATATGACCAAAACTATGACATTAGAGACAAAGCAAGGCTACTAAAGCAATTTATTCCCCAACAAGAAGGGAAAATTACCTCGCAATCAACTCGGATATTTCTAGCTAGCAAGCCTGCACCTTTGTTGCAATCCCAGTTCAAAG ATCATGAAGACTTGCAATTAGGTTCATTGTCGCATTACATTAAGCAAAGGGCGTCCGGATATGAGCCTTTACCACCATTCCCAGATCATCCGCCCCCTAACGATGTTAGAAACGTTGAACCCATCGTCGCGCCCGAAGATTctaaattatacaaaaaatcG GACAAAAAGGGCAAAGACATGTTTTTGTGGGAGTCTGGAAGTTCACGCGGCCCTAGCAGCAATAATAGTTCAGATAGCGACGAATCGTCGAGCAGTAGTGACAGTTCAAGTGAAGATAGTGAGAGTCAATATGAAGAAGAATCTTCAAGTGAAGA AAAATCAGATAGTAAATTGTCCAGTTCAAGTTCAAGCGAAGAATCAAGCGATAAGGAGAGTGAAGAAGAAGCACAAAAAATCAACGAAAAGTCACAAAATGAAAAGCAATTGTTGGCAAAATCTGTGTCGAAACCAAAGTCAAATCtagatttattattagattTAAGCGACCTTGGTAGCTCAATTCCGGTAATGACGCCGTCGCTGGGCGGTTTTCTAACACCTAGCACTACCATCAACGTCAATCCATCGCCGTCGCCGCTCGAAGTGATACCGCCAGCGTACACCAACACCAAACCTCTTGAATTGATCAATAAAATTAACGGTAAAGGTCTTTCTGCCACTTACAGATTCACGAGGACACCACACATACTGTCACCTTCTATGGCCAACATAAATCTCGTCTTCACCAACAACACCAACGACGATATTTGCGACATCAGAGTCGGCAAAAAG CATTTGGGGGTCGATTTGGCTATTCACGATTTCGCAAACATCGCAAAATTGCCACCAAGTGGTTGTCTACCGGCGTCATTAGGAATTGATTTTAACGACACCATTCAGCCTGCCAATTTCGAGATAGTTTGTTCGTTAG GTAACTTCAACGTTTGCGTAAAACCTACCATAGGGGAATTAGTCAGAccaataaaaatgaacaaaaccTTATTCCAAGAGAAACAGGCGAAGATGGGCGGAATGAACGAACACGTCGGACATCTAAAATGTACAATTAACTTGGTCGACAAATTAACCGAGTGTACGAATTTGGGGATTTGCGAGAGCAGCGACGTCAATGACTTGAG ATTCGCTGGACAAACATTGAAATCGTCGAATCTAATTTTGGTTACCATTCAGAATAAAGAAACTATCACGGTTAATTCTGAAAATATGGTGTTTGGATCAGTTCTGCTCAACGAATTGCAACATAATCTCAATTcttag